Proteins from a genomic interval of Cognatishimia sp. WU-CL00825:
- a CDS encoding hydrogen peroxide-inducible genes activator — protein MRPTLRQLEYIVAVADAGRIGSAAKLLHVSQPSLSAQISEVEADLGVTLFARSRSGAKVTPEAEEVVRRARMLLRDHEDLRSLTKSAGLFKGRLRLGVLPSVGPYLLPEVARRLHIQHPGIRLVVREETTRDLEEGLRSGRLDMIISTPEDHPNNSYRLLFTERFWAATALDHPLASTSEPAKFTDLEGQLLLTLGAQHRLSHIVMQIAHRSKAQVSDEYEGTSLDAIRLMAATGAGIALLPEIYARTEARRGTDVALRYLAEPEATRKIALMYPHAGAGRPGGTALEEILLDVSKRLTDHKTD, from the coding sequence ATGCGACCCACATTGCGTCAGCTCGAGTATATTGTCGCCGTAGCAGATGCGGGCCGCATCGGTTCCGCCGCCAAACTGCTTCATGTCAGCCAGCCCAGTCTGTCCGCACAAATTTCCGAGGTCGAGGCCGATCTTGGGGTGACATTGTTTGCACGCAGCAGATCTGGGGCCAAGGTCACACCCGAGGCAGAAGAGGTTGTGCGCCGCGCGCGTATGTTATTGAGAGATCACGAAGATTTGCGGTCATTGACCAAGTCAGCGGGTCTGTTCAAAGGCCGGTTGCGGCTCGGGGTATTACCGTCTGTGGGGCCGTATTTGTTGCCCGAGGTGGCCCGCAGATTGCATATCCAACACCCGGGCATTCGGCTGGTGGTGCGAGAAGAAACCACGCGCGATCTTGAAGAAGGACTGCGCAGCGGTCGGCTGGATATGATCATTTCCACACCCGAGGATCATCCAAACAACTCTTATCGCTTGCTGTTTACAGAACGGTTTTGGGCCGCAACTGCGCTTGATCATCCTTTGGCAAGCACCTCAGAACCGGCAAAGTTCACGGATTTAGAAGGTCAGCTCTTGTTGACACTTGGCGCGCAGCACCGGCTGTCTCATATCGTCATGCAAATCGCGCATCGGTCAAAAGCTCAGGTTTCAGATGAATACGAGGGCACAAGTTTGGACGCCATTCGGTTGATGGCGGCAACAGGCGCAGGCATTGCACTGCTGCCAGAAATCTATGCCCGCACAGAGGCTCGGCGCGGCACGGATGTGGCTCTGCGATATTTGGCAGAGCCAGAAGCCACACGAAAGATTGCGTTGATGTACCCCCATGCGGGGGCAGGGCGTCCAGGCGGCACCGCCTTGGAAGAGATCCTCTTGGATGTCTCCAAAAGGCTGACCGATCATAAAACAGACTGA
- a CDS encoding sensor histidine kinase — MMRLASLRIRLFALILTPLVLMAVLLGFWRLTAAQHTAEALFDRGLLASALAISRDVAVSGGDALLRSTSDLIDDAAGGQVFYHATGPGGIYVTGYAYPPNPDVSGALAQPIVDGGPDVFEANYRGEPVRVMRLTERISVDGLTGDSTVTVWQRLAERQAFANQLAIRAISLMGALLLTLAIVVWFGVGWGLWPLIDLRNAIAERSPNDLSRIKRPVPAEAKGIVNTLNSLFSKLESNLQAHQAFISDAAHQLRNPVAAVQSMTEAVKDAGTEMDRKQRTRDLEKAARNVTRITEQLLSMDRLRHTTDIDQFTKFDLRALIQDLCAEQGSALLSADIAFEFDAPPQPIMIEGDALFLSEAVKNLIDNAMTHGGADLSTVGVRLRTKADVVCISVHDDGKGLSPSQQDAAFRRFSQLEPSSGSGLGLAIAKSVAEKHGGKLVIDTVENGASLTLTLPVTQLS, encoded by the coding sequence ATGATGCGGTTGGCCTCCCTGCGCATTCGGCTTTTTGCACTTATTTTGACGCCCTTGGTTTTGATGGCAGTGCTCCTTGGGTTTTGGCGGCTTACGGCGGCACAACACACGGCCGAAGCGTTGTTTGATCGCGGGTTGTTGGCCTCTGCTTTGGCCATTTCTCGCGACGTTGCGGTGTCCGGCGGCGATGCCTTGTTGCGTTCGACAAGTGATCTGATCGATGATGCGGCTGGAGGGCAGGTTTTTTATCATGCGACAGGTCCCGGTGGCATCTATGTAACTGGCTATGCCTATCCGCCAAATCCGGACGTATCTGGGGCTTTAGCCCAGCCAATTGTCGATGGTGGACCGGATGTTTTTGAAGCAAACTACCGCGGCGAACCCGTGCGGGTGATGCGCCTGACAGAGCGGATATCGGTCGATGGGCTAACCGGTGATTCAACCGTAACTGTCTGGCAACGGCTGGCGGAACGACAAGCTTTCGCCAACCAATTGGCCATTCGTGCCATAAGCTTGATGGGGGCATTGTTACTGACCTTGGCCATCGTAGTTTGGTTTGGAGTCGGATGGGGACTTTGGCCGCTGATTGACCTGAGAAATGCAATTGCCGAACGTTCCCCAAATGACCTAAGTCGCATAAAAAGACCCGTGCCGGCCGAAGCAAAAGGCATCGTCAACACGCTCAATTCGTTATTCTCGAAACTTGAAAGCAACCTGCAAGCCCATCAGGCGTTTATTTCTGACGCCGCCCATCAGCTTAGGAACCCGGTTGCGGCGGTGCAATCTATGACCGAAGCCGTCAAAGATGCCGGTACGGAAATGGACCGCAAACAACGCACACGGGATTTGGAAAAAGCCGCCAGAAACGTCACCCGGATTACCGAACAGCTTTTGTCCATGGACCGGTTGCGTCACACAACCGATATTGACCAATTTACCAAATTTGATCTGCGCGCCCTGATACAAGACTTATGTGCAGAACAAGGTTCTGCTCTTTTGTCTGCGGATATTGCGTTTGAATTTGACGCGCCGCCACAGCCCATCATGATTGAAGGCGACGCGCTGTTTTTGTCAGAAGCGGTCAAAAACCTGATCGACAATGCCATGACACACGGCGGGGCAGACCTCAGCACTGTTGGCGTGCGTTTGCGCACCAAGGCTGACGTCGTTTGCATTTCGGTCCATGATGATGGCAAAGGCCTGTCCCCAAGTCAGCAAGACGCGGCATTCAGGCGATTTTCACAGCTGGAACCTTCTAGCGGCAGCGGTTTGGGGCTGGCAATCGCGAAATCCGTGGCAGAAAAACATGGTGGCAAGCTGGTGATCGACACGGTTGAAAACGGTGCAAGTTTGACACTGACCTTGCCTGTGACCCAGCTTTCTTGA
- a CDS encoding DUF1858 domain-containing protein — MHQSTLDPDMPLDALMKRWPMTISVFINHGMLCVGCMVSPFHTVFDACEEYALDEDEFRNALLEAINAAVPPSIPPRNVA; from the coding sequence ATGCACCAATCGACACTCGATCCGGATATGCCCCTTGATGCGCTGATGAAACGCTGGCCGATGACCATTTCGGTTTTCATCAATCACGGCATGCTGTGTGTGGGCTGCATGGTCAGCCCCTTTCACACGGTCTTTGATGCCTGTGAAGAATATGCGCTAGACGAAGACGAATTTCGCAATGCACTACTAGAGGCTATTAACGCAGCGGTGCCACCGTCAATTCCACCAAGGAATGTGGCTTGA
- a CDS encoding protein NnrT, translating into MRFLILLFLASPAAATEFDRPIPNAQSATAELWFALASILLIAALFAVGRVVAKR; encoded by the coding sequence ATGCGCTTTTTGATCTTACTATTTTTGGCCAGCCCGGCAGCAGCCACGGAATTTGACCGCCCCATTCCCAACGCGCAATCGGCCACAGCGGAACTCTGGTTCGCCTTGGCCTCTATTTTGCTGATTGCAGCCTTGTTTGCTGTTGGGCGGGTGGTCGCAAAAAGATGA
- a CDS encoding cbb3-type cytochrome c oxidase subunit I, with translation MKYQSQKVALAYFACALALFAIQVLGGLLAGWIYVAPNFLSELLPFNIVRMLHTNALIVWLLTGFFGAAYFLLPEEAEREIFSVKLAYLQLIILMVGTLGAVGSYLMGVHEGREFLEQPLWVKFGILVAAVIFLVNVTLTVLAGRKTAITNVLLLGLWLLSLLWIFAFINPDNLSLDKMYWWFVVHLWVEATWELVMAAILAFLMLKLTGVDREVVEKWLYVICGTALFSGILGTGHHFYWIGTPGYWQWIGSIFSTLEVIPFFLMMSFAFVMVWKGRRNHPNKAALLWSLGSSTVAFFGAGVWGFLHTLHGVNFYSHGTQITAAHGHLAFFGAYVALNLAMFSYAMPILRNRDPYNQVINMSSFWLMTGGMAFMTFVLTFAGTIQTHMQRVVGDYFMDVQDGLSVFYMMRFGAGVAVVIGALMFIYGLAIVRREIIAPGPETAPGE, from the coding sequence ATGAAATATCAATCCCAAAAAGTAGCACTGGCGTATTTCGCCTGCGCACTTGCCCTTTTTGCCATTCAAGTGCTTGGGGGGCTTCTCGCCGGGTGGATCTATGTTGCACCCAATTTCTTGTCTGAACTCCTGCCGTTTAACATTGTGCGTATGTTGCACACCAACGCCTTGATCGTCTGGCTACTGACTGGCTTTTTTGGTGCAGCGTACTTCTTGCTTCCCGAAGAAGCGGAGCGCGAGATTTTTTCGGTTAAGCTGGCCTATCTACAGTTGATCATTCTGATGGTTGGCACCTTAGGGGCCGTTGGCTCTTATCTGATGGGCGTGCACGAAGGCCGTGAATTCCTAGAGCAACCGCTTTGGGTGAAATTCGGCATTCTTGTCGCTGCTGTGATCTTCCTAGTAAACGTCACGCTGACCGTTCTAGCTGGACGCAAAACCGCAATCACCAATGTGTTGCTTTTGGGTCTATGGCTGTTGTCGCTGCTGTGGATCTTTGCCTTTATCAATCCAGACAACCTGAGCCTTGATAAAATGTACTGGTGGTTTGTTGTGCATCTTTGGGTCGAGGCGACCTGGGAACTTGTCATGGCGGCTATCCTTGCGTTCTTGATGCTGAAACTGACAGGCGTTGACCGGGAAGTTGTTGAAAAATGGCTTTATGTGATCTGCGGAACCGCGTTGTTTTCCGGCATCTTGGGCACTGGCCACCATTTCTATTGGATTGGGACTCCCGGGTACTGGCAATGGATCGGCTCGATCTTTTCAACTCTCGAAGTCATTCCATTCTTCCTGATGATGAGCTTTGCCTTTGTGATGGTTTGGAAAGGTCGCAGAAATCACCCCAACAAAGCCGCCTTGCTGTGGTCGCTTGGATCTAGCACCGTTGCGTTCTTTGGCGCGGGTGTCTGGGGCTTTTTGCACACGTTACACGGCGTGAACTTTTACAGTCACGGCACTCAGATCACCGCAGCACATGGTCACCTCGCGTTCTTTGGCGCCTATGTAGCCTTGAACCTTGCGATGTTCTCTTATGCGATGCCAATTCTGCGCAACCGTGACCCTTATAATCAGGTGATCAACATGAGCTCGTTCTGGCTGATGACCGGCGGTATGGCATTTATGACCTTTGTGCTGACATTTGCAGGCACCATTCAAACCCACATGCAGCGGGTGGTTGGTGACTACTTTATGGATGTGCAGGACGGATTGTCGGTCTTTTACATGATGCGCTTTGGTGCCGGTGTGGCTGTGGTCATAGGTGCGCTGATGTTCATCTATGGGCTGGCTATTGTGCGGCGTGAAATCATCGCGCCAGGTCCAGAGACAGCACCGGGAGAATAG
- a CDS encoding VWA domain-containing protein, with translation MELLNLFEPEETVGNAWHDIASRIAADQLFEQAAVHLSQIRTSLAVLFRALGGPAGVDIAEAPVCKARHRTRLRLAFGSGGETITQATYDGERLRLPPVLDCFADPALNKAAYMWLTASAALTDVCQLDLPLADQARDCAQIRANVQASDRVFKNCPGLRSAYDPLCAGILAQRLTATLPPAEAAMERAVRDQLNGTLAQVDMSATTRSYRPFAPVPIWLDFRQAGASKLSPDSAQEKSSAPGVPTSTRKMGERRDLDQTNRKDSFIVHRFESILSWVESMNINRSVDDDDDENAKKAAEDQDSVTLSRHDRKAATRLRLHLDLSPLEAEHERLSGKFTYPEWNHRARSYMQDHVRVLEAPVQHDPNYVFKPDARRVAEVRRQFDALRPRRILTPRQIDGQELDLDAVISARAELQATGRGSDRIYMASRQIERDLSVAVLVDTSRSTEAAIGETCVIDVARDALAALATGIDASGDRLGIWGFSSLKRNRVFLSKCKGFDDPMSAKVTENICALRPGHYTRLGAAIRHSAMRLADESSSRRLLLVLTDGKPNDLDHYEGQHGIEDSHMAVREARRMGLTVHGIVVDEDGQDWFARIFGKGGFTLLPNPSRLTRALPDIYRVLTQET, from the coding sequence ATGGAACTTCTTAACCTGTTTGAACCAGAAGAGACCGTTGGCAATGCCTGGCATGACATTGCCAGCCGCATTGCTGCTGATCAGCTGTTTGAACAGGCCGCTGTTCATCTGTCACAGATCCGCACAAGCCTGGCGGTGTTGTTTCGCGCCCTGGGCGGACCGGCGGGCGTTGATATTGCAGAGGCACCGGTTTGCAAAGCACGTCATCGCACGCGACTGCGTCTTGCCTTTGGATCAGGCGGGGAAACCATCACACAGGCCACCTACGACGGTGAGCGGCTGCGTCTGCCCCCAGTTTTGGATTGTTTTGCTGACCCTGCGTTGAACAAGGCTGCTTATATGTGGCTAACGGCCTCGGCTGCCTTGACCGATGTTTGTCAGTTGGATTTGCCCTTGGCTGATCAAGCCAGAGACTGCGCGCAAATCCGGGCCAATGTGCAGGCCTCCGATCGGGTTTTCAAAAATTGCCCGGGACTGCGCAGTGCCTATGACCCGCTTTGCGCCGGTATCTTGGCGCAACGCCTCACCGCCACCCTGCCACCCGCCGAGGCGGCAATGGAACGAGCGGTGCGCGATCAATTGAATGGCACCTTGGCACAGGTGGACATGTCTGCGACGACACGCAGCTACCGGCCTTTTGCACCGGTGCCGATTTGGCTTGATTTCAGACAAGCCGGTGCCAGCAAACTCAGCCCAGACAGCGCACAAGAAAAATCTTCGGCCCCTGGTGTTCCGACCTCGACCCGTAAAATGGGCGAACGGCGCGATCTGGATCAGACCAATCGCAAAGACAGCTTTATTGTGCACCGCTTTGAATCCATCCTGTCCTGGGTGGAAAGCATGAACATCAACCGCAGCGTTGATGATGACGATGACGAGAACGCCAAGAAAGCCGCCGAAGATCAGGACAGCGTGACCCTGTCTCGTCACGACCGCAAGGCCGCGACCAGGTTGCGGTTACATCTCGATCTTTCGCCTCTGGAAGCCGAGCATGAACGGCTTTCTGGCAAGTTTACCTATCCGGAATGGAACCACCGAGCGCGCAGCTATATGCAAGATCATGTGCGGGTTCTGGAAGCGCCAGTGCAACACGACCCAAACTACGTTTTTAAGCCAGACGCGCGTCGCGTCGCAGAGGTGCGGCGGCAGTTTGATGCCCTGCGCCCACGTCGCATCCTAACGCCAAGGCAAATTGACGGCCAAGAACTTGATCTGGATGCGGTGATTTCCGCACGTGCAGAACTGCAAGCCACAGGCCGTGGCAGTGACCGGATCTATATGGCCAGCCGCCAAATAGAACGCGATCTGTCGGTTGCGGTGCTGGTAGACACCTCGCGCTCCACCGAGGCCGCCATTGGTGAAACCTGCGTGATTGACGTGGCGCGCGATGCGCTTGCTGCGCTGGCTACCGGCATTGACGCCAGCGGTGATCGTCTGGGCATCTGGGGATTTTCGTCTTTGAAACGAAATCGGGTTTTTCTAAGCAAATGCAAAGGGTTTGATGACCCGATGTCTGCCAAGGTCACCGAAAACATTTGTGCTCTAAGACCCGGCCATTACACCCGGTTGGGGGCTGCAATCCGCCATTCGGCAATGCGCTTGGCTGACGAAAGTTCCAGTCGCCGATTGCTGTTGGTGCTGACGGATGGCAAGCCAAACGACTTGGACCACTACGAGGGACAGCATGGCATCGAAGACAGCCATATGGCGGTGCGCGAAGCCCGCCGGATGGGGTTAACCGTGCACGGCATTGTGGTGGACGAAGACGGCCAAGATTGGTTTGCGCGGATTTTTGGCAAAGGCGGATTTACCCTTTTGCCAAACCCCAGCCGTCTGACCCGCGCTTTGCCCGATATTTACCGCGTTTTGACACAGGAGACCTGA
- a CDS encoding Crp/Fnr family transcriptional regulator, with product MHRLDESLIAQLPPFAALQREQIREILDKADVRRVAEGQTVFEEGATADRFYLLLDGYIRVVRITESGEQVIALHIPMGQLFGIARALERTTYPATAVAASEGLALSWKMSLWKKFCADYTGFATASYKTVGNRIGEMNLRIVELATQQVEQRVANALLRLVNQTGRRVGAGVEIDFPITRQDLSEMTGTTLHTVSRLLSAWEKSGIVQSRRKHISVLKPHSLVELTVAPLR from the coding sequence CTGCATCGTCTCGATGAAAGCCTGATCGCGCAACTGCCACCCTTTGCAGCGCTTCAGCGCGAACAGATCCGGGAAATTCTGGATAAGGCCGACGTGCGTCGTGTAGCCGAAGGCCAAACCGTATTCGAAGAAGGGGCCACGGCTGATCGGTTTTATTTGTTGTTGGATGGCTATATTCGCGTGGTGCGTATCACCGAAAGCGGCGAGCAGGTCATCGCGCTGCACATCCCAATGGGGCAGTTGTTTGGCATTGCACGAGCCCTGGAACGCACGACCTATCCGGCTACCGCCGTGGCCGCGTCCGAGGGGCTGGCGCTCAGCTGGAAAATGTCACTCTGGAAGAAGTTCTGCGCGGATTACACCGGGTTTGCGACGGCAAGCTACAAGACCGTTGGCAACCGCATTGGTGAAATGAATCTGCGTATTGTCGAGCTTGCAACGCAGCAGGTGGAACAACGTGTCGCCAATGCGTTGTTGCGATTGGTCAACCAAACCGGGCGACGGGTGGGGGCCGGGGTGGAAATTGATTTTCCTATCACCCGGCAGGACCTAAGCGAGATGACCGGCACAACACTGCATACGGTTAGCAGATTGCTCAGTGCCTGGGAAAAATCAGGTATTGTTCAAAGCCGGCGCAAACATATTTCGGTGCTCAAGCCACATTCCTTGGTGGAATTGACGGTGGCACCGCTGCGTTAA
- a CDS encoding DNA cytosine methyltransferase — protein MDQNKIRTYYEFFAGGGMARAGLGQAWTCLLANDFDRKKAETYRLNWGGDALITDDIRNISPEEMPGQPDLVWGSFPCQDLSLAGSGAGLKGHRSATFWPFMSHLGALREEGRAPALIALENVLGTLTSHQGKDFAAICQAFSRLGYQFGAFVVDAAHFVPQSRPRLFIIAVDKSLTPDAPMLETGPVAPWHSAAIVKAHKGLSRKLQKDWFWWHLPTPPPRISKFADLIEENPSSTKWHTKAETTALLSMMSEVNLAKVETAVASETRMVGAIYKRTRHEHGIKVQRAEIRFDDIAGCLRTPAGGSSRQSIMVVEGKNIRSRLISTRETARLMGLPDSYILPERYNEAYHLTGDGVAVPVVRFIAKNLLEKLLDRAKIDNRRASIV, from the coding sequence ATGGATCAGAACAAGATAAGAACATACTACGAATTCTTTGCAGGCGGTGGCATGGCGCGCGCCGGGCTAGGGCAGGCATGGACCTGCCTTTTGGCCAATGATTTTGATCGCAAAAAAGCAGAAACCTATCGTTTGAATTGGGGTGGTGACGCGCTAATTACAGACGATATTCGCAATATTTCCCCCGAAGAAATGCCCGGGCAACCTGACCTCGTTTGGGGGTCTTTTCCTTGTCAGGACTTGTCGTTGGCAGGCAGTGGCGCGGGGCTGAAAGGTCATAGATCAGCTACGTTTTGGCCGTTTATGTCCCATCTCGGTGCCCTGCGGGAAGAAGGCCGTGCGCCAGCATTAATTGCTTTGGAAAACGTGCTTGGAACGTTGACCTCGCATCAGGGCAAGGATTTCGCCGCCATCTGTCAGGCCTTTTCGCGGCTGGGGTATCAATTTGGTGCATTTGTGGTGGATGCGGCGCATTTTGTGCCCCAGTCGCGGCCTCGGCTTTTTATCATCGCGGTTGACAAATCTTTGACCCCAGATGCACCGATGCTTGAAACCGGGCCGGTTGCGCCATGGCATTCCGCCGCAATTGTAAAAGCCCACAAGGGGCTGTCACGCAAGCTGCAAAAAGACTGGTTTTGGTGGCATCTGCCGACCCCGCCGCCGAGGATTTCAAAATTTGCGGATCTCATCGAAGAAAACCCGTCATCGACAAAATGGCACACCAAGGCAGAAACCACAGCGCTGTTATCGATGATGTCCGAAGTAAACCTGGCAAAAGTTGAGACAGCAGTGGCGTCAGAAACCCGCATGGTTGGTGCAATTTACAAACGCACGCGCCACGAACATGGCATCAAAGTACAGCGTGCCGAAATTCGGTTTGACGATATCGCTGGTTGCTTGCGCACGCCGGCGGGCGGTTCGTCGCGGCAATCGATTATGGTTGTCGAAGGTAAAAACATCCGGTCCCGTTTGATTTCCACCCGTGAAACCGCGCGCCTGATGGGCCTACCAGATAGTTATATTTTGCCAGAGCGCTACAACGAGGCCTACCATTTGACCGGCGATGGCGTGGCGGTTCCTGTGGTGCGATTTATTGCTAAAAACCTGCTGGAAAAACTGCTCGATCGTGCCAAGATCGACAATAGGCGCGCTTCCATTGTCTGA
- the nhaA gene encoding Na+/H+ antiporter NhaA, translated as MEKSLQRIQTFMKLEASAGLVLMAVALLAMLAANSIAAPLYDGFLNTNVRVGAGAFEISKPLLLWINDGLMAIFFFLVGLEIKREVLVGELSSFDKAVLPIFAAIGGMAAPALVFIYFNWGNAVTLSGWAVPTATDIAFALGILALLGKHVPVALKIFLLAIAIIDDLGAIVIIAVFYTSELSVNALTLSMLGFALAVGLNRMGVQRIAPYLLIGLFMWVCVLKSGVHATLAGVLIAMTIPLKEKQGNKALLLRAEHALHPWVAFLILPLFAFANAGVNLTGLSLADLLTPMPLGIAAGLFVGKQIGVFGATWIACKSGIARLPKDVTWQHVYGVACLTGVGFTMSLFIGSLAFDSVEMMNTVRLGVISGSVLSGILGFAVLRMTSFKPALQADPPNLGSEQAKASTQA; from the coding sequence GTGGAAAAATCGCTGCAACGCATTCAGACCTTTATGAAACTCGAGGCCAGCGCTGGATTGGTGCTTATGGCCGTGGCATTGCTAGCGATGTTGGCTGCCAACAGCATCGCCGCCCCGCTGTATGACGGATTTTTAAACACCAATGTGCGCGTGGGCGCCGGTGCCTTTGAAATATCCAAACCGCTGTTGCTTTGGATCAACGATGGCTTGATGGCGATATTCTTCTTTTTGGTGGGTTTGGAAATCAAACGAGAGGTGCTGGTTGGCGAGCTGTCGAGTTTTGACAAAGCGGTATTGCCGATATTTGCCGCAATCGGCGGCATGGCGGCACCGGCACTGGTGTTTATCTATTTCAACTGGGGCAATGCTGTCACCCTGTCCGGCTGGGCCGTGCCCACCGCCACCGATATCGCCTTTGCATTGGGTATTCTGGCACTTTTGGGCAAGCATGTACCGGTGGCACTTAAAATCTTTTTGCTGGCAATCGCAATCATCGATGACTTGGGGGCGATTGTCATTATCGCGGTGTTTTATACCTCGGAATTGTCGGTGAACGCGCTGACGCTTTCGATGCTGGGCTTTGCACTTGCGGTTGGATTGAACCGGATGGGCGTACAGCGCATCGCGCCCTATCTGCTGATCGGGCTGTTCATGTGGGTTTGTGTTCTGAAATCAGGGGTACATGCGACACTGGCCGGTGTGCTTATAGCGATGACGATCCCGTTGAAAGAAAAGCAGGGTAACAAGGCGCTTTTGTTACGGGCTGAACACGCCCTGCACCCCTGGGTCGCGTTTCTGATATTGCCGCTGTTTGCCTTTGCAAATGCCGGGGTGAACCTGACCGGGCTTTCGCTTGCTGATTTGTTGACCCCCATGCCGCTGGGCATCGCGGCGGGCCTGTTTGTTGGCAAACAAATTGGTGTATTCGGAGCCACTTGGATCGCCTGTAAATCTGGCATTGCGCGCCTGCCAAAGGATGTCACGTGGCAACATGTTTACGGCGTGGCCTGTCTGACCGGAGTCGGTTTCACCATGAGCTTGTTTATTGGATCGCTGGCGTTTGACTCTGTTGAAATGATGAACACCGTACGTCTTGGGGTTATCAGCGGGTCTGTCTTGTCCGGGATCCTTGGGTTTGCGGTATTGCGGATGACATCTTTCAAACCTGCATTACAGGCTGACCCGCCCAACCTGGGATCAGAGCAGGCCAAAGCAAGCACGCAGGCCTAA
- a CDS encoding CbbQ/NirQ/NorQ/GpvN family protein: protein MNMMTDPKNVPHYAPTGNECTLFETAYNNGLPLLLKGPTGCGKTRFVEHMAARLGRKLYTVACHDDLSAADLIGRYLLRGGETEWVDGPLARAVREGAICYLDEVVEARKDVTVVLHPLTDNRRTLMIDRTGEELQAPKGFMLVASYNPGYQNVLKRLKPSTRQRFLSASFDFPEASIETAVVAQESGLDAKRVGPLIRLAGKIRGLSGMDLEEGVSTRLLIYAASLIAGGMPLLEALEAAVIEPLSDDVDTKAALRDLIAVTYG, encoded by the coding sequence ATGAATATGATGACTGACCCCAAAAATGTACCGCACTATGCGCCGACCGGCAACGAGTGCACGCTGTTTGAAACAGCTTACAACAACGGTTTGCCCCTTCTTTTGAAGGGGCCGACTGGCTGCGGCAAAACTCGTTTTGTCGAACATATGGCCGCCAGGCTCGGGCGCAAATTGTACACCGTCGCGTGTCACGATGACCTGTCTGCGGCTGATCTGATCGGCAGATATCTTTTGCGCGGTGGCGAAACAGAATGGGTGGATGGTCCGTTGGCGCGCGCGGTGCGCGAGGGCGCAATCTGTTATCTGGACGAAGTGGTCGAAGCACGCAAAGACGTGACCGTGGTTTTACACCCGCTGACTGACAACCGGCGCACTTTGATGATTGATCGCACCGGCGAAGAGCTGCAGGCCCCCAAAGGATTTATGCTGGTGGCGTCGTATAATCCCGGTTACCAAAACGTGCTCAAACGGCTCAAACCATCGACACGGCAACGGTTTTTGTCTGCCAGTTTCGACTTTCCCGAAGCCTCAATCGAAACTGCAGTTGTGGCTCAGGAAAGTGGACTGGATGCCAAGCGCGTAGGGCCTTTGATCCGTTTGGCAGGTAAAATTCGGGGCCTGTCCGGTATGGATCTGGAAGAGGGCGTTTCAACCCGGCTTTTGATCTATGCGGCCAGTTTGATTGCAGGCGGCATGCCGCTGCTGGAAGCGCTTGAAGCCGCCGTTATCGAACCGCTCAGTGATGACGTGGATACCAAAGCGGCCCTGCGCGATTTGATTGCGGTTACATACGGATAA
- a CDS encoding NnrT protein: MKLMLALYPFGCGAMAVNAFFASLLGSWVGLPVLSMGQSFVLGALVAVPATWYFAKYIYRLAQEIDAP; encoded by the coding sequence ATGAAACTCATGCTGGCGCTTTATCCCTTTGGCTGTGGGGCCATGGCGGTGAATGCGTTTTTCGCCTCTTTGCTGGGCAGCTGGGTTGGTTTGCCGGTTTTGTCGATGGGGCAGTCCTTTGTGCTTGGCGCTTTGGTTGCCGTGCCCGCGACTTGGTATTTTGCAAAATACATCTACAGGCTGGCCCAAGAAATCGACGCGCCCTGA
- a CDS encoding cytochrome c → MAEILTKTRARNIFYGGSVFFVLIFIALTVQSHKYIVNTSTAGAPLTEEVVHGKRVWEEHSCINCHTLHGEGAYFAPEVGNVMTRWGVLEDKEESFDALKSWMESQPSGVQGRRQMPNFDLSDEDIRGLSEFLRWADQTDRQGWPPNDAG, encoded by the coding sequence ATGGCAGAGATTCTGACCAAGACGCGGGCGCGGAATATCTTTTACGGGGGCTCGGTGTTCTTCGTCCTGATATTCATTGCGCTGACCGTGCAAAGCCACAAATACATCGTAAACACATCCACCGCAGGCGCGCCGCTGACCGAAGAGGTCGTGCATGGCAAGCGTGTCTGGGAAGAACATTCATGCATCAACTGTCATACCTTGCACGGCGAAGGCGCGTATTTCGCGCCCGAAGTTGGCAATGTGATGACCCGTTGGGGCGTGCTGGAGGACAAAGAAGAGTCGTTTGATGCTCTGAAATCTTGGATGGAAAGCCAACCATCTGGGGTCCAAGGCCGCCGCCAAATGCCGAATTTTGATCTGTCCGACGAAGATATTCGCGGTCTGAGCGAATTTCTGCGCTGGGCTGATCAGACCGACCGTCAAGGTTGGCCGCCAAATGATGCGGGATAA